The Lycium barbarum isolate Lr01 chromosome 12, ASM1917538v2, whole genome shotgun sequence genome includes a region encoding these proteins:
- the LOC132621916 gene encoding pentatricopeptide repeat-containing protein At4g14850: MPFLSANALGSLIESAVSTKSLLLGRAVHGHIIRTISPPFPPFLSNHLINLYSKLDSPNSAQLLLSLIPYPCRSVVTWTSLISGSVQNGHFTSALSHFSHMRRDSIQPNDFTFPCLFKAAAFLHSPVMGQQLHALAIKTSFVNDVFVGCSAFDMYGKTGLRGYADKVFDEMPQRNIATWNACISNSVLDGRPYDAGLKFVELLRVGEEKPNSITFCVFLNACSDGLCLMLGRQLHGYVIRLGFGSDVSVLNGLIDFYGKCHEVEYSEMVFDEMSARNGVSWCTMLAVYEQNDIWEKAFMVFLKARKECINPTEFMVSSVLSACAGMAVLELGRSIHGLAVKACIESNVFVGSALVDMYGKCGSIEDCESAFYEMPERNLITWNAIMGGYAHQGRADMALNLFEEMTSGSHNVVPNYVTFVSVLTACSRAGAVKIGMDIFESMRKKYGIEPGPEHYACAVDMLGKAGWVERAYDFIKKMPVPPTVSVWGALLGACRVYGKPELGKVAAGNLFRLDPKDSGNHVILSNMFAAAGRWDEANLVRKEMKDVGIKKGAGFSWISAKNSTHIFQAKDTTHERYPEIQAMLAKLKRDMKAAGYTADTNFALYDLEEEEKESEVWYHSEKIALAFGLIAIPPGVPIRITKNLRVCVDCHSAIKFISGITGREIIVRDNNRFHSFKDYQCSCRDYW, from the exons ATGCCCTTTCTCAGCGCCAACGCTCTTGGATCGCTGATTGAATCAGCCGTATCAACTAAATCCCTTCTACTTGGTCGAGCTGTTCACGGTCACATCATCAGAACAATTTCACCCCCGTTCCCACCTTTCCTCTCTAACCATCTCATCAACCTCTACTCCAAACTCGACTCTCCCAATTCAGCTCAGCTCCTTCTTTCCCTCATCCCGTACCCTTGTCGTTCCGTCGTCACGTGGACCTCTCTCATCTCCGGCTCTGTCCAAAATGGTCATTTCACATCTGCCCTCTCACATTTCTCCCACATGCGCCGCGACTCTATTCAGCCCAATGACTTCACTTTCCCTTGCCTTTTCAAAGCTGCAGCATTCTTGCATTCCCCTGTAATGGGACAACAGCTTCATGCGCTCGCAATTAAGACTAGCTTCGTTAATGACGTGTTTGTTGGGTGTAGCGCTTTTGATATGTATGGGAAAACGGGTTTACGGGGTTATGCGGACaaggtgtttgatgaaatgcctcaGAGGAATATCGCCACCTGGAATGCCTGTATTTCTAATTCTGTGCTTGATGGGAGGCCGTACGATGCGGGTTTGAAATTTGTTGAGCTCTTACGAGTGGGTGAAGAGAAACCTAATTCCATTACTTTTTGCGTGTTTTTGAATGCTTGCTCGGATGGTTTGTGTTTGATGCTTGGGCGGCAGTTGCATGGTTATGTGATTCGACTTGGGTTTGGATCAGATGTATCTGTTTTAAATGGATTGATTGATTTTTATGGGAAATGTCATGAGGTGGAGTATTCGGAGATGGTTTTTGATGAGATGAGTGCGCGTAATGGTGTATCGTGGTGCACTATGTTGGCGGTGTATGAACAGAATGATATATGGGAGAAGGCTTTTATGGTGTTTCTTAAGGCAAGGAAGGAATGTATTAATCCAACTGAATTCATGGTTTCAAGTGTGCTTAGTGCTTGTGCAGGAATGGCGGTGCTTGAGCTGGGGAGGTCTATTCATGGTCTTGCAGTAAAGGCTTGTATCGAGAGTAACGTATTTGTTGGCAGTGCACTTGTTGACATGTATGGGAAATGTGGTAGCATAGAAGATTGTGAGAGCGCTTTTTATGAAATGCCTGAGAGGAATTTGATAACTTGGAACGCCATAATGGGTGGTTATGCTCATCAAGGGCGCGCGGACATGGCATTGAATTTATTTGAGGAGATGACAAGTGGAAGCCATAATGTGGTGCCTAATTATGTGACGTTTGTTTCTGTATTGACAGCTTGTAGTAGGGCTGGAGCTGTTAAAATAGGCATGGATATCTTTGAATCTATGCGTAAGAAGTACGGGATTGAACCAGGGCCAGAACATTATGCATGTGCTGTGGACATGCTTGGAAAGGCTGGTTGGGTGGAGCGCGCATACGACTTTATCAAGAAAATGCCTGTTCCGCCTACAGTTTCAGTCTGGGGAGCTCTTTTAGGGGCTTGCAGAGTTTATGGAAAACCTGAACTAGGGAAGGTTGCAGCTGGCAATTTGTTTCGACTTGATCCAAAAGACTCTGGAAACCATGTCATTCTTTCTAATATGTTTGCAGCTGCTGGAAG GTGGGATGAAGCTAATCTCGTCAGGAAGGAGATGAAAGATGTTGGCATCAAGAAAGGGGCCGGATTCAGCTGGATATCTGCAAAGAATTCTACGCATATTTTCCAAGCAAAGGATACAACTCATGAGAGATACCCAGAGATTCAAGCAATGCTGGCCAAGTTGAAGAGAGATATGAAAGCAGCAGGTTATACTGCTGACACGAATTTCGCACTATACGACTTAGAGGAGGAAGAAAAGGAATCGGAAGTTTGGTACCACAGTGAGAAGATTGCACTTGCATTTGGTCTCATTGCTATCCCTCCTGGAGTCCCAATAAGGATAACAAAAAACCTGAGGGTTTGTGTGGATTGCCATAGTGCAATAAAGTTCATCTCGGGCATTACTGGTAGAGAAATTATTGTAAGAGATAACAACCGATTTCATTCTTTCAAGGACTACCAGTGCTCATGTAGAGATTATTGGTGA